A DNA window from Leptotrichia sp. oral taxon 215 str. W9775 contains the following coding sequences:
- a CDS encoding YbgA family protein has protein sequence MRHKDIRRECEKLWAKNKYYVLSKSQKIYLEIREYLKEKELDVIWVNEKIQETRDMKESKKDFRNAVLHIWGYFKKKASTIEKQTLFNILNEYMEGKNNQNAVIEYINTLLKKYPNEYLEKSTLLTGEQYETMA, from the coding sequence ATGAGACACAAAGATATAAGAAGAGAATGTGAAAAGTTGTGGGCAAAAAATAAATATTATGTACTAAGCAAATCGCAAAAAATATATCTGGAGATAAGGGAGTACCTGAAAGAAAAAGAATTGGATGTTATATGGGTAAATGAAAAAATACAGGAAACGAGAGATATGAAGGAGAGTAAAAAAGATTTTAGGAATGCCGTTCTTCATATATGGGGATATTTCAAAAAAAAAGCAAGTACAATTGAAAAACAGACATTATTTAATATATTAAATGAATATATGGAAGGAAAAAATAATCAAAATGCTGTAATTGAATACATTAACACTTTACTAAAGAAATACCCTAATGAATATTTAGAAAAATCAACCTTATTAACAGGAGAACAATATGAGACTATGGCATGA
- a CDS encoding TIGR02328 family protein, translated as MRLWHEKIIYLLPKNQLLGQHRECCALRGNGWKKKHKTVDYVFSYSPYHLFIYHVLVMKEMEKRGYNVSAEWKDKNYRGRTAVKYDNLKEEIIGSPIYKEHNKEYLAECIENLRNKGIHLKV; from the coding sequence ATGAGACTATGGCATGAAAAAATTATCTATTTATTGCCAAAAAATCAGCTGCTTGGCCAACATAGGGAATGTTGTGCTCTGAGGGGCAATGGATGGAAAAAGAAACATAAAACGGTGGACTATGTGTTTTCATATTCCCCATATCATCTTTTTATTTACCATGTATTAGTTATGAAGGAGATGGAAAAAAGAGGATATAATGTTTCTGCAGAATGGAAAGATAAAAATTATAGGGGGAGGACAGCAGTAAAATACGATAATCTTAAAGAGGAAATTATAGGCAGCCCGATTTACAAAGAGCATAATAAGGAATATCTGGCTGAATGTATAGAAAATTTAAGAAATAAGGGTATACATCTAAAAGTATAG
- the uvrB gene encoding excinuclease ABC subunit UvrB, with the protein MDFKIHSKFQPTGDQPQAIDKIVENIENGITDQILLGVTGSGKTFTVANVIERINRPALIMAPNKTLAAQLYNEYKQFFPENAVEYFVSYYDYYQPEAYIMQTDTYIEKDSSINDEIDKLRHAATAALLNRRDVIIVASVSAIYGLGSPEAYKKRSIPIDVATGFDRNELIRRLISLRYERNDIAFERGKFRVKGDVLDLHPSYQDTGYRFEFFGDDLESIAEINTLTGQKIRDIQRLTIMPATHYLSTEDSEKMFESIKAELHDRIDFFERQNKLLEAQRIKQRTEYDLEMIAEIGYCKGVENYSRYLTGKKEGEAPDTLLDYFPDDMVVFLDESHISVPQINGMYKGDRARKESLVNNGFRLPSAFDNRPLKFEEFFAKVPQVVYISATPSDYELEQSKEEIIEQLVRPTGIVEPGIEIRPTKNQIDDLMDEIKTRTAKKERVLVTTLTKKMAEELTDYYLEYGIKVKYMHSDIDTLERTEIIRGLRKGEFDVLVGINLLREGLDIPEVSLVAILEADKEGYLRSRRSLIQTMGRAARNVNGQVILYADTVTGSMKEAIDEVERRRKIQEQYNIENNINPKSIEREIAESIVDYEIVKEDSVDKIKKNYKSQAEIEKEIKHLDKQIKKLAEELNFEEAIKLRDKMNELKKILLEL; encoded by the coding sequence ATGGATTTTAAAATACATTCAAAATTTCAGCCTACAGGTGACCAGCCACAGGCAATAGATAAAATAGTTGAAAATATTGAAAATGGTATTACAGATCAGATTCTTCTCGGAGTTACAGGATCAGGGAAGACATTTACAGTGGCAAATGTAATCGAAAGGATAAACAGACCTGCATTGATAATGGCTCCTAATAAGACGCTGGCAGCCCAGTTATATAATGAATATAAGCAGTTTTTTCCTGAAAATGCTGTGGAATATTTTGTTTCCTATTATGATTATTACCAGCCTGAAGCATATATAATGCAAACGGATACATATATAGAAAAAGACTCTTCAATAAATGATGAAATAGATAAATTAAGACACGCGGCAACAGCAGCTTTATTAAATCGGCGTGATGTAATAATAGTGGCTTCTGTTTCAGCAATATATGGATTGGGATCGCCTGAAGCATATAAAAAACGTTCAATACCAATTGATGTGGCAACAGGATTTGATAGGAATGAGTTAATCAGAAGACTTATCTCCCTTAGATATGAGAGAAATGATATTGCCTTCGAGAGGGGAAAATTCAGGGTAAAGGGGGATGTACTTGATTTACATCCAAGTTATCAGGATACAGGATACAGATTTGAATTTTTTGGAGATGACCTTGAAAGCATTGCAGAGATTAATACTCTTACAGGACAGAAAATAAGGGACATTCAAAGACTTACAATAATGCCTGCAACCCATTATCTTTCAACTGAAGATTCAGAAAAGATGTTTGAGAGCATAAAGGCAGAACTTCATGACAGGATAGATTTTTTTGAGAGACAGAATAAACTTCTGGAAGCCCAGAGAATCAAACAGAGAACAGAATATGACCTTGAAATGATAGCTGAAATAGGATATTGTAAAGGAGTAGAAAATTATTCAAGATATCTTACAGGAAAGAAGGAAGGTGAGGCACCTGACACACTTCTGGATTATTTTCCTGATGATATGGTGGTTTTTCTTGATGAGTCGCATATATCAGTTCCCCAGATAAATGGAATGTATAAGGGGGACAGGGCAAGGAAAGAATCCCTTGTAAATAATGGGTTCAGGTTGCCAAGTGCTTTTGACAACAGACCTCTTAAGTTTGAAGAGTTTTTTGCAAAAGTTCCTCAGGTAGTGTATATATCTGCAACTCCAAGTGACTACGAGCTGGAACAGTCAAAGGAAGAAATAATCGAGCAGCTTGTAAGACCAACAGGAATTGTTGAACCTGGAATAGAAATAAGACCTACAAAAAATCAGATTGATGACTTGATGGATGAAATAAAGACAAGAACTGCAAAGAAAGAAAGAGTTCTTGTTACAACACTTACGAAGAAAATGGCTGAAGAGCTTACAGACTACTATCTGGAATACGGTATAAAGGTAAAATACATGCACTCGGATATTGATACGCTTGAAAGAACTGAGATAATAAGAGGACTTAGAAAAGGTGAATTTGATGTGCTTGTGGGAATAAACCTTTTGAGGGAAGGACTGGATATTCCTGAAGTTTCACTTGTGGCAATACTTGAAGCAGATAAGGAAGGATATTTGCGTTCGAGACGTTCATTAATTCAGACAATGGGAAGGGCGGCAAGAAACGTGAACGGACAGGTTATCCTGTATGCAGATACTGTGACAGGCTCCATGAAGGAAGCCATAGATGAAGTGGAGCGTCGTAGAAAGATTCAGGAACAGTATAATATTGAAAATAATATTAATCCTAAATCAATTGAGAGGGAAATTGCCGAATCAATTGTAGATTATGAAATTGTAAAAGAAGACAGTGTAGACAAAATTAAGAAAAATTACAAAAGTCAGGCGGAAATTGAGAAGGAAATTAAACATCTTGATAAACAGATTAAGAAACTGGCTGAAGAACTTAATTTTGAAGAAGCGATAAAACTTCGTGATAAAATGAATGAACTGAAAAAAATACTGCTGGAATTGTAA
- a CDS encoding arsenate reductase family protein produces the protein MRIYYYPACGTCKKALKWLDENKIGYEKRHIVEANLTVKEVEDIYKKSGLPIQKMFNTSGRVYKELNLKEKLKDMTEKEKLELLASDGMLLKRPILVNRTFALIGFKEDEYREKLL, from the coding sequence ATGAGAATATATTATTATCCAGCATGTGGAACTTGTAAGAAAGCATTGAAATGGCTCGATGAAAATAAAATTGGTTATGAAAAAAGACATATTGTGGAAGCAAATCTTACTGTAAAGGAAGTTGAAGATATTTACAAAAAAAGCGGACTTCCTATTCAGAAAATGTTCAATACAAGCGGGAGGGTCTATAAAGAACTGAATTTGAAGGAAAAATTGAAGGATATGACTGAAAAGGAAAAACTGGAACTTCTTGCTTCTGATGGAATGCTTTTAAAAAGGCCTATTCTTGTAAACAGGACATTTGCACTTATTGGATTCAAGGAAGATGAATACAGGGAAAAACTGTTATAA